Proteins encoded within one genomic window of Strix uralensis isolate ZFMK-TIS-50842 chromosome 32, bStrUra1, whole genome shotgun sequence:
- the LOC141936353 gene encoding CD48 antigen-like isoform X3, with product MAMGLTAVLFFLFIMKAAWAQDGPSKVVGVVHEVAYLSPSLQNQKPFHQIHWRRNNSVKIASRNSRAKVQYPNSTYKGRLELFPNNTLKISYLQKNDSSMYQVYLEDEAGKEQIESILLTVYDLVPKPTVSAKVISADPELCEAILECSVGLEGVTYKWIPHSKFPPESVGASEQRVFFNPSMETYTCEVSNPVSSNNASLTYRHPCSWTGPVPA from the exons ATGGCGATGGGGCTTACAGCCgtgctcttcttcctcttcatcatgAAAG CAGCCTGGGCACAAGACGGTCCATCGAAGGTGGTCGGTGTTGTTCATGAGGTGGCGTATCTCAGCCCCAGCCTGCAAAACCAGAAGCCCTTCCACCAAATCCACTGGCGACGCAACAACTCTGTGAAGATCGCCAGCAGGAACAGCAGGGCGAAGGTCCAGTACCCCAACAGCACCTACAAGGGACGTCTGGAGCTCTTTCCCAATAACACGTTAAAAATCAGCTATCTGCAGAAAAATGACAGCAGCATGTACCAGGTGTACCTGGAGGATGAGGCGGGCAAGGAGCAGATCGAAAGCATCCTCCTGACGGTGTACG ATCTGGTCCCGAAGCCCACTGTGAGTGCTAAAGTGATCAGTGCTGACCCGGAGTTGTGTGAAGCCATCCTGGAGTGCTCGGTGGGGCTCGAAGGGGTGACCTACAAGTGGATCCCCCACAGCAAGTTCCCACCGGAGAGTGTGGGTGCCTCTGAGCAGCGCGTCTTCTTCAACCCCTCGATGGAAACCTACACCTGCGAAGTCAGCAACCCTGTCTCCTCCAACAACGCCTCGCTGACCTACAGGCACCCCTGCTCCTGGACAG GACCCGTGCCTGCATGA
- the SLAMF1 gene encoding signaling lymphocytic activation molecule produces the protein MGCSVCLWLLISLGRVWGTGRGARETVLGTLGKATILRIPPELQNLTLRFGAAVWKRDTEDPQRKLVLLKYADGNYTNYMENRMRFHKSDFSLEILNTSRQDQQFYEYIVSKGPEEKVWQIQLEVYEPVSDPSIHVLSWVLTNGSCTVTLNCTATRGDNVLYSWDSWDTSTSGLCSGSGSLLHFSYPLQNTSVSCTCTASNSISSRVVIFNSSECSYEQGGSAGLREKSVVVVVALVVVAVVVIAALMFIRVKTTCLAMPTACQKRDHSPLAENNEVHTIYSQVQRVEKQKVALTAEDPSCTTIYAAATGLPPDTAPAPNRAPRPPRSPPTEPPAPRGHPSLPQSPDEEPTTVYASVMMPTA, from the exons ATGGGCTGCAGCGTCTGTCTCTGGCTGCTGATCTCTCTCGGCCGTGTTTGGG GCACGGGCCGCGGGGCGAGGGAGACGGTGCTGGGCACCTTGGGGAAGGCGACGATATTGCGGATCCCCCCTGAACTCCAGAACCTGACCCTGCGCTTCGGGGCGGCTGTCTGGAAGCGGGACACGGAGGACCCGCAGAGGAAGCTCGTCCTGCTCAAGTACGCGGACGGCAACTACACCAACTACATGGAGAACCGAATGCGCTTCCACAAGTCGGACTTTTCCCTGGAGATCCTGAACACCAGCCGGCAGGATCAGCAGTTCTACGAGTACATAGTCAGCAAGGGGCCGGAGGAGAAAGTCTGGCAGATACAGCTGGAGGTGTACG AGCCGGTGTCTGATCCCAGCATCCATGTCCTCAGCTGGGTGCTGACCAACGGCAGCTGCACCGTCACCCTCAACTGCACGGCAACGAGAGGGGACAACGTCCTCtacagctgggacagctgggaCACCAGCACCTCGGGGCTCTGCTCCGGCAGCGGCAGCCTCCTGCACTTCTCCTACCCCCTGCAGAACACAAGCGTCTCCTGCACCTGCACAGCCAGCAACTCCATCAGCAGCCGAGTCGTCATCTTCAACTCCTCCGAGTGCAGCTACGAGCAAGGGG gcagcgctgggctgAGAGAGAAgtctgtggtggtggtggtggcactggtggtggtggcggtggtggtcATTGCTGCGTTGATGTTCATCAGGGTCAAGACCACCTGTTTGGCCATGCCCACCG CCTGCCAGAAGCGGGACCACTCGCCGCTCGCCGAGAACAACGAGGTGCACACTATCTACTCCCAAGTGCAGCGGGTGGAG AAGCAGAAAGTGGCTCTCACCGCTGAGGACCCCTCCTGCACCACCATCTACGCTGCAGCCACCGGCCTGCCCCCGGACACAGCCCCGGCCCCCAACAGAGCCCCACGGCCCCCACGCAGCCCCCCGACAGAGCCCCCTGCCCCGCGGGGCCACCCATCCCTCCCGCAG AGCCCTGATGAGGAGCCCACAACTGTTTACGCCAGCGTGATGATGCCCACGGCCTGA
- the LOC141936353 gene encoding CD48 antigen-like isoform X1: MAMGLTAVLFFLFIMKAAWAQDGPSKVVGVVHEVAYLSPSLQNQKPFHQIHWRRNNSVKIASRNSRAKVQYPNSTYKGRLELFPNNTLKISYLQKNDSSMYQVYLEDEAGKEQIESILLTVYDLVPKPTVSAKVISADPELCEAILECSVGLEGVTYKWIPHSKFPPESVGASEQRVFFNPSMETYTCEVSNPVSSNNASLTYRHPCSWTGESSASHTTTSMLVVLGHLLLLLLLTQA, from the exons ATGGCGATGGGGCTTACAGCCgtgctcttcttcctcttcatcatgAAAG CAGCCTGGGCACAAGACGGTCCATCGAAGGTGGTCGGTGTTGTTCATGAGGTGGCGTATCTCAGCCCCAGCCTGCAAAACCAGAAGCCCTTCCACCAAATCCACTGGCGACGCAACAACTCTGTGAAGATCGCCAGCAGGAACAGCAGGGCGAAGGTCCAGTACCCCAACAGCACCTACAAGGGACGTCTGGAGCTCTTTCCCAATAACACGTTAAAAATCAGCTATCTGCAGAAAAATGACAGCAGCATGTACCAGGTGTACCTGGAGGATGAGGCGGGCAAGGAGCAGATCGAAAGCATCCTCCTGACGGTGTACG ATCTGGTCCCGAAGCCCACTGTGAGTGCTAAAGTGATCAGTGCTGACCCGGAGTTGTGTGAAGCCATCCTGGAGTGCTCGGTGGGGCTCGAAGGGGTGACCTACAAGTGGATCCCCCACAGCAAGTTCCCACCGGAGAGTGTGGGTGCCTCTGAGCAGCGCGTCTTCTTCAACCCCTCGATGGAAACCTACACCTGCGAAGTCAGCAACCCTGTCTCCTCCAACAACGCCTCGCTGACCTACAGGCACCCCTGCTCCTGGACAG GTGAGTCTTCTGCATCACACACTACCACCAGCATGCTGGTGGTCCTGggacacctcctcctcctcctcctcctcactcagGCTTAA
- the LOC141936353 gene encoding CD48 antigen-like isoform X2 — MAMGLTAVLFFLFIMKAWAQDGPSKVVGVVHEVAYLSPSLQNQKPFHQIHWRRNNSVKIASRNSRAKVQYPNSTYKGRLELFPNNTLKISYLQKNDSSMYQVYLEDEAGKEQIESILLTVYDLVPKPTVSAKVISADPELCEAILECSVGLEGVTYKWIPHSKFPPESVGASEQRVFFNPSMETYTCEVSNPVSSNNASLTYRHPCSWTGESSASHTTTSMLVVLGHLLLLLLLTQA, encoded by the exons ATGGCGATGGGGCTTACAGCCgtgctcttcttcctcttcatcatgAAAG CCTGGGCACAAGACGGTCCATCGAAGGTGGTCGGTGTTGTTCATGAGGTGGCGTATCTCAGCCCCAGCCTGCAAAACCAGAAGCCCTTCCACCAAATCCACTGGCGACGCAACAACTCTGTGAAGATCGCCAGCAGGAACAGCAGGGCGAAGGTCCAGTACCCCAACAGCACCTACAAGGGACGTCTGGAGCTCTTTCCCAATAACACGTTAAAAATCAGCTATCTGCAGAAAAATGACAGCAGCATGTACCAGGTGTACCTGGAGGATGAGGCGGGCAAGGAGCAGATCGAAAGCATCCTCCTGACGGTGTACG ATCTGGTCCCGAAGCCCACTGTGAGTGCTAAAGTGATCAGTGCTGACCCGGAGTTGTGTGAAGCCATCCTGGAGTGCTCGGTGGGGCTCGAAGGGGTGACCTACAAGTGGATCCCCCACAGCAAGTTCCCACCGGAGAGTGTGGGTGCCTCTGAGCAGCGCGTCTTCTTCAACCCCTCGATGGAAACCTACACCTGCGAAGTCAGCAACCCTGTCTCCTCCAACAACGCCTCGCTGACCTACAGGCACCCCTGCTCCTGGACAG GTGAGTCTTCTGCATCACACACTACCACCAGCATGCTGGTGGTCCTGggacacctcctcctcctcctcctcctcactcagGCTTAA
- the LOC141936260 gene encoding natural killer cell receptor 2B4-like, whose protein sequence is MHQHGGPWCPRALLVLLCLVLLATTGGQGALECREQAVSVSGTLRLLPENPPRGWVKVEWRVKLDSGRQIRILTAEKNQSDQFSKSPFSVRAGFQRNNLSLWISVVGTADSGVYWVEFEDTSGAVTASCFRVLVWEPVRPPHLEQNVLHREQGWCNLSLVCAVFGADNVSYSWTCSGAPLGDPEPRSWVHLQVHDDDNHTICSCNVSNPVSWSVVSTDITAACRAEALGLSNIIPWLAVAVFLGLALSVALAVVWYSKRKRGKASPGGHVEEMTTVYEEVGKARTRQNPNGTSEATVGGNTIYAVVCNKTQGPSCPQEPESRTIYSTIQPTRRSPSLKKKRLDPALVSTAYVEVTSIAPAMGGSRRWCSPVQTSPSAPASHHLS, encoded by the exons GAGCCCTGGAGTGCCGGGAACAAGCCGTGTCTGTCAGTGGGACACTGCGGCTTCTGCCAGAGAACCCCCCGCGGGGGTGGGTAAAGGTCGAATGGAGAGTGAAACTGGATTCAGGACGCCAGATCCGGATCCTGACAGCTGAGAAGAATCAGTCTGACCAATTTTCCAAGAGTCCTTTTTCTGTGAGAGCTGGTTTCCAGCGGAATAACCTCTCCCTGTGGATCAGCGTGGTTGGCACAGCAGACAGTGGGGTCTATTGGGTGGAATTTGAGGACACATCAGGTGCTGTTACTGCCTCGTGCTTCCGCGTGTTGGTGTGGG AGCCCGTCCGCCCGCCACACCTGGAGCAAAACGTCCTGCACCGGGAGCAGGGCTGGTGCAACCTCTCGCTGGTCTGTGCCGTGTTCGGTGCCGACAACGTCTCCTACAGCTGGACCTGCAGCGGGGCCCCCCTGGGAGACCCAGAGCCCCGGTCCTGGGTGCATCTGCAGGTCCACGATGACGACAACCACACCATCTGCTCCTGCAACGTGAGCAACCCGGTGAGCTGGAGCGTGGTCAGCACCGACATCACGGCAGCCTGCCGCGCCGAGGCCTTGG GGCTTTCCAACATCATTCCGTGGTTGGCGGTCGCTGTGTTCCTGGGGCTGGCGCTCTCCGTAGCCCTCGCTGTCGTCTGGTACTCGAAGAGGAAGCGAGGAAAGGCCTCCCCGGGAG GACACGTCGAGGAGATGACGACTGTCTACGAGGAGGTGGGCAAAGCCCGAACCAGACAAAACCCC AATGGGACCAGTGAGGCCACTGTGGGTGGAAACACCATCTACGCCGTTGTCTGCAACAAGACGCAG GGACCCAGCTGCCCTCAGGAGCCCGAAAGCCGCACCATCTACTCCACGATTCAGCCCACCAGGAGG TCTCCTTCTCTCAAGAAGAAGAGGCTGGACCCAGCTTTGGTTTCCACCGCCTACGTAGAGGTAACGAGCATCGCACCG GCTATGGGGGGTTCTAGACGCTGGTGCTCCCCGGTGCAGACCTCGCCCTCAGCTCCTGCCAGCCACCATCTCTCCTAG